A window from Candidatus Nitrospira neomarina encodes these proteins:
- a CDS encoding CpaF family protein, whose product MYETKWDEVGAGSGVGALNLGPLKERLHRQVIDTLDLAVVAKLDSNLLKVELTKLVQEMLEKESIPLSMKEREILIADIEHEVMGLGPLEPLVQDQTVNDILVNRADQIYVERAGKLELTDVKFRDESHLRKIIEKIVSAVGRRIDESSPMVDARLLDGSRVNAIIPPLALNGSSISIRKFSKDKLQISDLVNKRSLTPEIAELLRGIVEARLNILISGGTGCGKTTILNILSGFIPSDERIVTIEDSAELQLRQEHVVRLETRPPNVEGRGEVSQRELVKNCLRMRPDRIVMGEVRSGECLDMLQAMNTGHDGSLTTIHANTPRDCLTRVETLVAMAGLNLATKALRHYISSAIDVILQMTRLSDGSRKMTSLSEIVGMEGETITLQEIFLFQQTGLDEERKVHGQFRATGVRPKFVERFKALGITCDPSIFDPEKIYEV is encoded by the coding sequence ATGTATGAGACAAAATGGGATGAGGTGGGTGCGGGGTCTGGCGTTGGGGCGTTAAACCTGGGTCCATTGAAGGAACGGCTTCATCGCCAGGTGATTGATACTCTCGACCTGGCCGTTGTTGCGAAGTTGGATTCCAATCTTCTCAAGGTCGAGCTGACTAAGCTCGTCCAGGAAATGTTGGAGAAGGAATCCATCCCTCTCAGCATGAAAGAGCGGGAAATCCTGATTGCCGACATTGAGCATGAAGTCATGGGTTTAGGCCCACTTGAACCGTTGGTGCAAGATCAAACCGTCAACGATATTCTGGTCAACCGGGCCGATCAAATTTACGTGGAGCGCGCCGGAAAACTAGAATTGACCGATGTCAAGTTTCGTGATGAATCCCATCTTCGAAAAATTATTGAAAAAATTGTGTCGGCGGTTGGGCGACGAATAGATGAATCGTCCCCCATGGTGGATGCTCGTTTGCTGGACGGGTCTCGCGTGAATGCCATTATTCCGCCATTGGCTCTGAATGGATCTTCCATTTCAATTCGAAAGTTTTCCAAGGATAAGTTGCAGATCTCGGATTTGGTGAACAAACGTTCCCTGACTCCCGAGATTGCAGAGCTCCTTCGCGGGATTGTCGAAGCGAGACTGAATATTCTGATCTCGGGAGGAACGGGCTGCGGAAAAACGACCATTCTGAATATTCTGTCAGGATTTATTCCCTCCGACGAACGCATTGTGACGATTGAGGATTCAGCGGAGTTGCAATTGCGGCAAGAGCATGTGGTCCGGCTCGAAACCCGCCCCCCCAACGTGGAAGGGCGGGGAGAAGTGAGCCAGCGGGAATTAGTCAAGAATTGTTTGCGCATGCGGCCGGATCGAATTGTGATGGGTGAGGTGCGAAGTGGGGAATGTCTCGACATGCTTCAAGCCATGAATACGGGGCATGATGGGTCCCTGACTACGATTCATGCCAATACCCCACGCGACTGCCTGACTCGGGTGGAGACATTGGTGGCTATGGCCGGGTTGAATCTGGCTACGAAGGCGCTTCGCCATTATATCAGTTCCGCTATCGACGTCATTCTCCAAATGACTCGCTTGTCGGATGGATCCCGTAAAATGACCAGTTTGTCGGAAATTGTGGGTATGGAAGGCGAAACCATTACTCTTCAGGAAATATTCCTGTTTCAACAAACCGGACTGGATGAAGAGCGAAAGGTGCATGGGCAATTTAGAGCAACTGGCGTGCGGCCGAAATTTGTCGAACGGTTTAAAGCATTAGGAATTACTTGTGACCCAAGTATCTTCGACCCCGAGAAAATTTATGAAGTGTAA
- a CDS encoding type II secretion system F family protein, which yields MTVAISIGIFLSIILFVEGAYYCYHQYVNPHNKNLKRRLRGGSGKPGDFQKTQEAPGILRNRKMSDIPWIQSLLGSMTNLGGLEKLLQQANSQMPVGVFFLLSGVLGGVGLLVATFQDYGLIAAMGLGLMGMSLPLLQMKRKRKRRFKEFERQLPEALDLMARALRAGHAFSVGMKMIGDEFPDPIGPEFSRTVEEISFGIDVPQAMNNLNGRVISTDLKFFVTALVVQRETGGNLAEIIEAISRLIRQRFELLGRVKALSAEGRMSGIILFCMPIVMSFLLWFLNEAYMRILIEDEVGRMMALGSGLLMLVGAYVMKNMCDIKV from the coding sequence ATGACCGTGGCCATTAGTATTGGAATATTTCTGTCAATTATTTTGTTTGTGGAGGGAGCCTATTACTGCTACCACCAATATGTGAATCCCCACAATAAGAATCTCAAGCGGCGTTTGCGTGGTGGATCAGGAAAGCCGGGAGATTTTCAAAAAACCCAAGAAGCACCCGGAATTCTTCGAAATCGGAAAATGAGCGACATTCCGTGGATCCAAAGTTTGTTGGGTTCTATGACCAACTTGGGGGGACTGGAAAAATTGCTCCAACAGGCCAATAGTCAAATGCCTGTTGGCGTGTTTTTCCTCTTATCCGGAGTGCTCGGAGGAGTAGGGTTATTGGTCGCCACCTTTCAAGACTATGGGCTAATTGCTGCCATGGGTCTCGGTCTTATGGGCATGAGTCTTCCTTTGCTTCAGATGAAACGGAAGCGGAAACGTCGTTTTAAAGAATTTGAACGCCAATTGCCCGAAGCATTGGATTTGATGGCTCGGGCCCTTCGGGCAGGACATGCTTTTTCCGTGGGTATGAAGATGATCGGTGATGAATTTCCGGATCCGATAGGTCCTGAGTTTAGTCGAACCGTTGAGGAAATTTCGTTTGGAATCGATGTCCCTCAAGCGATGAACAATTTAAATGGTCGGGTGATCAGTACCGATTTGAAGTTTTTTGTCACGGCCTTAGTCGTTCAACGAGAAACAGGGGGAAATTTAGCAGAAATCATTGAGGCGATTTCTCGACTCATTCGGCAACGATTTGAGTTACTGGGGCGAGTCAAAGCGCTTTCGGCCGAAGGCCGGATGTCGGGGATTATTTTATTCTGCATGCCGATTGTCATGAGCTTTCTGTTGTGGTTTCTGAATGAAGCTTACATGCGTATTTTGATTGAGGATGAGGTTGGTCGAATGATGGCTCTAGGTTCAGGTCTGTTAATGCTCGTGGGAGCCTATGTGATGAAAAATATGTGTGATATTAAAGTCTAG
- a CDS encoding type II secretion system F family protein: MDPLFLISLLVFLGVLVIGWGAWSYMQSQEKVKDWSIRAKGQSLSQSSSQKNDKKVSLKDQGMKLLERLGQVNKPKDQAVTSRLRASLATAGYRNPRAIVVFLGTRIFLAILLGLTFLIFGSEVMQGKDPIFFPIVLIGVMMMGFYGPQLWLSSAITKRKERLVNGFPDALDLMVVCVEAGLGLDQAISRVGQEVKQGHPDLGDEFILLNLELRAGLSREQGLRNLVNRTNLEDIRSLVALLIQTDRFGTSIGQALRVHSDSMRLKRRLKAEERGAQLPVKLMIPLILFIFPALMVVIIGPGAISLMRNLMPAMGG, encoded by the coding sequence ATGGATCCATTATTCTTGATCAGTCTTTTGGTATTTTTGGGGGTTCTCGTCATCGGCTGGGGTGCGTGGAGTTATATGCAGTCTCAGGAAAAGGTCAAAGACTGGAGTATACGGGCGAAGGGCCAATCCCTTTCGCAGAGTTCCTCGCAAAAAAATGACAAGAAAGTTAGTTTGAAAGATCAAGGGATGAAGCTGCTGGAGCGATTGGGTCAGGTCAATAAACCCAAGGATCAAGCCGTTACCAGTCGTTTGCGTGCTTCATTGGCAACCGCAGGGTATCGAAACCCTCGAGCGATTGTGGTGTTCTTGGGGACACGGATTTTTTTGGCCATTCTGCTAGGCCTGACCTTTCTTATTTTTGGTTCCGAGGTCATGCAGGGGAAAGATCCCATTTTTTTCCCCATTGTCCTCATTGGTGTCATGATGATGGGATTTTACGGTCCTCAACTGTGGTTGAGCAGTGCTATCACTAAACGAAAGGAACGCTTAGTAAATGGGTTTCCTGATGCGCTGGATTTGATGGTGGTGTGCGTGGAAGCAGGGTTAGGGCTGGATCAAGCCATTTCCCGGGTGGGACAGGAAGTCAAGCAAGGCCACCCCGATCTCGGCGATGAATTTATCTTGTTAAATTTGGAGCTCCGTGCCGGCTTAAGCCGGGAACAAGGACTCCGGAATTTGGTCAACCGGACAAATCTCGAGGATATTCGTAGTTTAGTCGCCTTGCTGATTCAGACGGATCGATTTGGTACGAGTATTGGGCAGGCGCTTCGGGTTCATTCAGATTCCATGCGGTTAAAACGAAGGCTTAAAGCTGAAGAGCGAGGGGCACAGCTTCCAGTAAAACTCATGATTCCACTTATATTGTTCATATTCCCGGCATTGATGGTAGTGATTATAGGTCCGGGTGCTATCAGCTTAATGCGAAATTTAATGCCGGCTATGGGAGGGTGA
- a CDS encoding tetratricopeptide repeat protein, with the protein MKKASLLLSVFILMNLGAVGCAQKEKSMFTLQDEHYQQIMERQKAGINPETQAPVDLTQVMNSDEFEKLGDAHLQQGDFQTAKIQYEKVLETSPEQIPARYKLAVIYLEKGSPQNAYDQFHQILDYDLNFAPAYEGMGRALLKMEKDQEAEREFQAALMYDAGMWTSENYLGIVADRRHDHKEAIHLYEVALQKRADDPSILNNLGMAYYLDTQYEEAVRTFQRAIQVGGSNDKISNNLGLALTKLGHFDLAYEAYVRGMDSAKAYNNLGVAFLDVGKFARASRCFEKAIETQPTFYEKAKENLMLSNRMLAKLPMVQQQALIRRDPVCVGAI; encoded by the coding sequence ATGAAGAAGGCGAGCCTCCTCCTATCTGTGTTCATATTAATGAATTTGGGTGCCGTTGGGTGTGCCCAAAAAGAAAAATCCATGTTCACCCTCCAGGATGAACATTACCAGCAAATCATGGAACGACAGAAGGCCGGGATCAATCCGGAAACCCAAGCGCCCGTGGACCTTACTCAGGTCATGAACAGCGACGAGTTTGAAAAACTGGGAGATGCTCATCTACAACAAGGCGATTTCCAGACGGCAAAAATTCAGTATGAAAAAGTGTTAGAGACTTCGCCCGAACAGATTCCTGCACGGTACAAGTTGGCTGTGATCTATTTGGAAAAAGGATCCCCTCAGAATGCCTATGACCAATTTCACCAAATCCTGGATTATGATTTGAATTTTGCTCCAGCCTATGAGGGAATGGGTCGGGCCTTGCTGAAGATGGAGAAGGATCAAGAGGCGGAGAGGGAATTCCAGGCGGCCTTAATGTATGACGCTGGAATGTGGACCTCCGAAAATTACCTTGGTATTGTGGCGGATCGGCGTCATGATCATAAAGAGGCGATCCACCTGTATGAAGTCGCCTTGCAAAAGAGGGCAGATGATCCTTCGATCTTGAACAATTTAGGTATGGCGTATTACCTCGATACCCAATATGAAGAGGCGGTCAGAACTTTTCAGCGTGCGATTCAGGTTGGTGGATCCAACGACAAAATTTCAAACAACCTCGGGTTAGCTCTCACCAAACTCGGGCATTTCGATCTGGCCTACGAAGCCTATGTCCGAGGAATGGATTCGGCCAAGGCCTATAACAACTTGGGTGTGGCATTTTTGGACGTTGGGAAGTTTGCGCGAGCTTCCCGTTGTTTTGAGAAAGCCATTGAAACCCAACCGACCTTTTACGAAAAAGCCAAAGAGAATTTAATGCTCAGCAATCGAATGCTGGCGAAACTTCCTATGGTTCAGCAGCAAGCGTTAATCCGACGGGACCCCGTGTGTGTGGGAGCAATTTGA
- a CDS encoding hybrid sensor histidine kinase/response regulator has product MDRQHFFQELKQMDIPGLETALRSSQAFVHTLMDSINIGICHVDTQGQILSLNLEGARILHRTETSCLGQSFHAHAECLHIDLVTQEEHCPITRSITTGKSIWRPQLLIRRPSGETRWVEFQATPLTNPRHSGALIIFRDLSQELRQHEAHQHLASMPEESPNPIVEVDAQGHLAYANPAMIRLLDTYGFREDGVPMVLPATLTQLALGCLKTATPVRGLTVIVEHDHFDWTFSPLQEKSLVRGYGLDITHHVRVNQTMSELHSQFSSLVDSAHEGIISADLHGTIVSWNPAAESIFGYQPDEVLGHSIVTLLEEGYRDMYRKGLGDISYGRSSTFPLQQPLELTGLRKSGESFPLEISSTSWKVGMDTHYGFILRDISDRKRLEHALIAEKDHLVTTLQSVAEGIVTTDREGRISFLNPLAEQITEWTTQEALHRPFQEIFRLTGDSQKNDEESSLQFSSRTLVLSELDAPHQLLTKHGRQRKITLREGPIRDHSGHLLGTVIVFRDITDQSRHQEEQQRISKLNSLGVLAGGLAHDFNNILTTILGNVFVAKLRMVSNDPLTQNLEQAEQACLRAKELTQQLLTFAKGGAPIKTSIALGDLLRKSTIFALSGSSISCHFDIPDDLWPLDADPAQIRQVFQNITLNARQAMPHGGHLSVKVENIGLKDPSALPSSSLIPGNYVQISFEDQGNGIEARQLPNIFDPYYTTKPGASGLGLAAAHSIIQQHHGHISVKSKVGVGTTFTVYIPSTYVTPENEAQHIPAIPRKCRGRILVMDDEHSIRRMVEDALTQFGYDVVSVPDGQTAIDLFSKALADGMKFEVVILDLTIPGAMGGVKAIQHLRNLDPHIKAIVTSGYSDDPIMCHFQDHGFQGILIKPYKIFDLAKTLESMFSPN; this is encoded by the coding sequence GTGGATCGGCAACATTTTTTTCAAGAACTCAAACAAATGGACATCCCTGGACTAGAGACGGCATTACGTTCATCCCAAGCCTTTGTGCATACCCTGATGGACTCCATCAACATTGGCATCTGCCACGTGGATACCCAAGGCCAGATTCTTTCCCTCAACCTGGAAGGTGCCAGGATTCTTCATCGAACCGAAACCTCATGCCTCGGGCAATCCTTTCATGCCCACGCGGAATGTCTGCATATTGATCTTGTCACACAAGAGGAACATTGCCCGATCACGAGATCCATCACGACGGGAAAATCCATCTGGAGGCCTCAACTCTTGATTCGACGGCCAAGTGGGGAAACCCGTTGGGTGGAATTCCAAGCCACACCACTGACCAATCCGCGCCACTCAGGTGCGCTGATTATTTTTCGTGATCTCAGCCAGGAACTCCGACAACACGAAGCACATCAACACCTCGCGTCGATGCCAGAGGAAAGCCCGAATCCCATCGTGGAAGTGGACGCCCAGGGACACCTGGCCTATGCCAACCCTGCCATGATCCGCCTCCTCGACACCTATGGATTTCGGGAAGACGGTGTGCCAATGGTGCTTCCAGCCACACTAACACAGCTCGCCCTGGGATGCCTCAAAACCGCAACCCCCGTCAGAGGTCTCACGGTCATTGTTGAGCATGACCACTTTGATTGGACTTTTTCGCCTCTCCAGGAAAAAAGTCTTGTGCGGGGATATGGCCTGGATATCACGCATCATGTGCGGGTCAACCAGACAATGTCCGAACTCCATTCTCAATTTTCCTCGCTGGTGGACTCCGCCCATGAAGGGATCATTTCTGCCGATTTACATGGAACCATTGTCTCTTGGAATCCTGCAGCCGAGTCGATTTTCGGTTATCAACCTGACGAGGTCCTGGGCCACTCGATTGTGACCTTATTGGAAGAAGGTTATCGAGACATGTACCGGAAAGGACTGGGAGATATCAGTTATGGGCGATCTTCGACCTTTCCTCTTCAGCAGCCCCTGGAACTGACCGGCCTACGGAAAAGCGGCGAATCATTTCCCCTGGAGATTTCTTCCACAAGTTGGAAGGTCGGCATGGACACCCATTACGGCTTTATCCTTCGAGATATTTCAGACCGGAAACGCCTCGAACATGCCCTCATTGCTGAAAAGGATCATCTGGTCACCACGCTTCAATCAGTCGCGGAAGGGATCGTCACGACTGATCGAGAAGGACGCATTTCTTTCTTGAATCCTTTGGCGGAGCAGATCACCGAATGGACAACCCAGGAGGCCTTGCACCGACCATTCCAAGAAATTTTCCGTCTGACCGGTGATAGCCAAAAAAATGATGAGGAGTCGTCTTTGCAGTTTTCTTCCAGAACCCTGGTCCTCTCCGAGCTGGATGCCCCTCATCAATTACTGACCAAACATGGCCGGCAACGGAAGATTACTCTGAGAGAGGGACCCATCCGCGATCATAGCGGTCATCTTCTAGGTACGGTGATAGTCTTCCGAGATATTACCGACCAATCCCGTCACCAAGAAGAACAACAACGAATCAGCAAACTCAATTCTCTGGGGGTCTTGGCGGGAGGACTGGCTCACGATTTTAATAATATCCTCACGACGATATTGGGAAACGTGTTCGTGGCCAAATTGCGCATGGTGTCCAATGACCCCCTGACGCAAAACCTCGAGCAAGCCGAGCAGGCGTGCTTGCGCGCCAAAGAATTGACCCAACAACTCCTCACCTTTGCCAAGGGCGGAGCGCCGATAAAGACATCCATCGCGTTAGGAGATCTGCTTCGAAAAAGTACGATTTTTGCCCTATCAGGGTCATCAATCAGTTGTCATTTCGATATCCCCGATGACCTTTGGCCTCTTGATGCGGACCCCGCCCAAATCCGGCAGGTTTTTCAAAACATTACCCTCAATGCCAGACAAGCCATGCCTCACGGTGGTCACCTAAGCGTCAAAGTTGAAAACATAGGACTGAAAGATCCCTCGGCTCTTCCTTCATCGTCACTCATCCCTGGGAACTATGTGCAAATCTCTTTTGAAGACCAGGGGAACGGCATTGAAGCCCGCCAACTGCCAAATATTTTTGATCCATATTACACCACCAAACCGGGCGCATCCGGTTTAGGGTTAGCCGCCGCCCATAGCATTATCCAGCAGCATCATGGACACATCAGCGTGAAATCAAAAGTCGGAGTCGGCACGACCTTTACCGTGTATATCCCATCCACATACGTCACACCGGAAAATGAGGCACAGCACATTCCAGCCATTCCCCGAAAATGCAGAGGGCGGATCCTGGTTATGGATGACGAGCACAGCATTCGCCGTATGGTTGAAGATGCGCTGACGCAGTTCGGCTATGATGTCGTCAGCGTCCCAGATGGGCAAACGGCTATTGACCTATTTTCCAAGGCACTGGCGGATGGAATGAAGTTCGAAGTGGTCATTCTTGATCTTACCATCCCGGGCGCAATGGGAGGAGTTAAAGCCATTCAACATCTTAGGAATTTGGACCCTCACATTAAAGCGATTGTCACCAGCGGATATTCAGACGATCCCATTATGTGCCATTTTCAAGATCATGGATTCCAGGGAATCTTGATCAAACCCTATAAAATTTTCGACCTCGCAAAAACTCTTGAATCCATGTTTTCTCCAAACTAG
- a CDS encoding HD-GYP domain-containing protein: MNKRISIHDLRPGMYITGMDRSWFKTPFLRHKWTIKREDEIALLRNYGIKEVQIDTEKGCDLAEVGDVQHTSEDQDLSSSTSLTSPRVGSGPKPEDIEAARLLRAEAISTMEVFFRQMETPTPQHIQEVRSVVSILLDGILDHQTAMVSLIQMRRFDPNLASHGVDTGMLAMAIGHEHGCNPTQLKLVGLAALLHDIGQLRLPLNMIRKVERFTPQEQKLMQAHCEMGVAILKQFPDIPDESKRMVFEHHERLDGSGYPRGLRGLEISELTQILSIADTYDAQISGRCGCPPVPPARALSELYQAAVGGQYHLYLVQRLIQLLGVYPIGSLVRLNTGEQAVVVWVSSHSRMTPTIKLLKDSLDQPYPEQEIIDLAAQSPTIPHRSIEKALDPIREGWDMSKILEALW, from the coding sequence ATGAATAAACGTATATCTATTCATGACCTGCGGCCTGGGATGTATATCACGGGCATGGACCGATCATGGTTTAAAACCCCATTTCTCCGTCACAAATGGACGATCAAACGAGAGGATGAGATTGCCCTATTGCGCAATTATGGAATTAAGGAAGTCCAGATCGACACGGAAAAGGGGTGCGATCTTGCCGAGGTGGGTGACGTTCAGCACACGTCAGAAGACCAAGACCTTTCTTCCTCAACCTCGTTAACATCCCCCAGGGTGGGGTCAGGGCCCAAACCGGAAGACATTGAGGCCGCACGTCTCCTTCGCGCAGAAGCTATCTCCACCATGGAGGTATTTTTCCGTCAAATGGAGACGCCCACTCCCCAACACATCCAGGAAGTCCGAAGTGTGGTCAGCATCCTGCTTGATGGAATCTTAGACCACCAGACCGCCATGGTGTCGCTGATTCAAATGCGTCGTTTCGATCCAAACCTGGCCTCTCATGGGGTCGATACGGGAATGTTAGCCATGGCCATCGGACACGAACACGGCTGCAATCCGACACAATTAAAACTCGTTGGGCTTGCCGCTCTTCTCCACGACATCGGACAACTTCGCCTCCCGTTGAATATGATCCGCAAGGTGGAACGATTCACACCGCAAGAGCAGAAACTTATGCAGGCGCATTGTGAAATGGGCGTGGCCATTCTTAAGCAATTCCCCGATATTCCTGACGAGTCGAAACGGATGGTCTTTGAACACCATGAGCGGCTTGACGGCTCCGGTTATCCCAGGGGATTACGAGGCCTTGAGATTTCGGAACTCACCCAAATATTGAGCATTGCCGATACGTATGACGCGCAAATTAGCGGACGATGCGGCTGTCCGCCCGTGCCACCTGCCCGGGCTTTATCCGAGCTGTATCAGGCTGCTGTCGGAGGGCAATATCATCTTTATCTCGTCCAACGATTAATTCAACTCTTAGGGGTGTATCCAATTGGTTCCCTGGTTCGGCTGAATACCGGGGAGCAGGCCGTCGTTGTGTGGGTGTCTAGTCATAGTCGAATGACCCCTACTATTAAATTACTCAAGGACTCCTTGGACCAACCCTATCCTGAACAGGAAATCATTGATTTAGCGGCACAAAGCCCCACAATCCCTCATCGATCGATTGAAAAAGCCTTGGACCCGATTCGGGAAGGATGGGATATGTCGAAAATCCTTGAAGCCTTATGGTAA
- a CDS encoding tetratricopeptide repeat protein, which produces MNHIANRTWIIGWLLAGLICLLTGCPISSEWDRQWEQIHAALSRGQLQEAKDLLHRLLPSVRKQGPTDERYALVIYQLGEVARLEGQEIQAEAYYWEALPLLAQSLGSEHLRMADPLAALASLYQGKNQLEMARPLLKRALAIREKSWGLSAPQLLSTLQTYHALLLAGGHPEEATEIAGRIDRILKRSS; this is translated from the coding sequence ATGAACCACATCGCAAACCGAACATGGATTATAGGGTGGCTGCTTGCAGGTCTCATCTGCCTCCTCACCGGGTGCCCGATATCGTCCGAATGGGATAGGCAATGGGAACAGATCCATGCTGCTCTCTCCCGGGGACAGTTGCAAGAAGCCAAAGACCTGCTTCATCGTCTGTTACCATCGGTTCGAAAACAGGGGCCGACCGATGAACGATATGCCCTGGTGATTTATCAGCTGGGAGAGGTCGCCCGGTTGGAAGGACAAGAGATTCAGGCCGAAGCCTATTATTGGGAAGCCTTGCCGCTGTTGGCTCAATCTTTGGGTTCTGAACATCTTCGGATGGCCGATCCTTTGGCTGCCCTCGCCTCGTTATATCAGGGGAAAAACCAATTGGAGATGGCTCGTCCACTTCTTAAGCGAGCCTTAGCCATTCGTGAAAAATCCTGGGGACTTTCTGCCCCGCAATTACTCTCCACCCTGCAAACTTACCATGCCCTCCTACTGGCTGGAGGTCACCCGGAGGAAGCGACGGAGATTGCCGGCCGCATTGATCGAATTCTCAAACGCTCCTCCTAA
- a CDS encoding YhjD/YihY/BrkB family envelope integrity protein, translating to MLDQVLRYCQHDVWKEDVNALTGFRQFGVKALRLVLVAVAEFQESVLSIRATSLVYTTLLSLVPFLAVTFSVLKAFGIHQKIQPILAQALDPLGPKGIEITTNIIQFVDNMQVGVLGAVGVAGLFYTTYSLIEKIEEALNSIWRVDAGRPLARRITDYLSVVLVGPVFVFTAFGLTASAQSHWLVQKILEVQPLGHLMVVLTNLLPFIFMCLVFTFLYKFLPFTKVNFNSALIGGVTAGLLWQVAGLAFASFVVGTGRYSAIYSGFAVLILFLIWLYVGWLIVLAGAQVAYYHQHPSAYLLHLSRKNQTPLFREYLTLSLLTHITRRFLSGKPPLRAEQLARAQGVPLTLVESLIDDLVKGQMVVKGDKPKGLVLAQAPENIPVVEVLRVVQHQSHDGPQAFVVGSDSISRVLKRRDAAVEAALEGTTLRDLVRRQPEAIEEESGMDQAQGQDPGGAVHSESEGEALGPPGFLQETTHADPPVVRKGRAR from the coding sequence ATGCTTGACCAGGTATTGCGATATTGCCAGCATGACGTGTGGAAGGAAGATGTTAATGCGTTAACTGGTTTTCGACAGTTCGGCGTCAAAGCGCTGCGTCTGGTATTGGTGGCGGTTGCCGAATTTCAGGAAAGTGTCCTGAGTATCCGGGCCACCAGTTTGGTCTACACCACTCTCCTGTCCCTGGTTCCGTTTTTAGCGGTCACCTTTTCGGTCCTCAAAGCCTTCGGCATACATCAAAAGATCCAACCGATTCTGGCGCAAGCGTTGGATCCGCTCGGGCCGAAAGGTATTGAGATTACCACGAATATCATCCAGTTTGTCGACAACATGCAAGTGGGGGTCTTGGGAGCGGTGGGCGTTGCGGGCCTGTTCTATACGACGTATTCCCTGATTGAAAAAATTGAAGAGGCTCTGAACTCGATTTGGCGGGTTGATGCAGGTCGCCCGTTGGCCAGAAGAATCACCGATTATTTAAGTGTCGTACTCGTGGGCCCTGTGTTCGTCTTTACGGCCTTCGGACTCACTGCCTCGGCGCAAAGTCATTGGCTTGTCCAAAAAATTCTTGAAGTCCAGCCGCTTGGCCATCTAATGGTCGTGCTCACCAATCTGCTGCCCTTCATTTTTATGTGCCTGGTGTTTACGTTTCTCTACAAGTTTCTGCCCTTTACAAAGGTCAATTTTAACTCAGCGCTGATCGGAGGAGTGACGGCAGGACTGCTCTGGCAAGTGGCCGGATTGGCGTTTGCATCATTCGTCGTCGGGACAGGACGGTATAGCGCCATATACTCAGGCTTTGCCGTGCTTATTCTCTTTCTCATTTGGCTCTATGTCGGATGGCTCATTGTGCTGGCAGGAGCTCAAGTCGCCTATTATCATCAGCACCCATCCGCATACCTCTTACATTTAAGTCGAAAAAATCAGACTCCACTCTTTCGAGAATACCTCACCCTGTCATTGCTCACCCATATTACCCGCCGGTTTTTATCGGGGAAGCCGCCTCTCAGGGCAGAGCAGTTAGCCCGCGCACAAGGGGTGCCCCTTACGTTGGTGGAATCGCTCATCGATGATCTGGTAAAAGGCCAGATGGTCGTGAAAGGCGATAAACCCAAAGGACTGGTCTTGGCCCAGGCACCAGAGAATATTCCGGTAGTCGAGGTGTTACGGGTGGTTCAGCATCAATCCCATGACGGGCCCCAGGCATTTGTAGTGGGTTCAGATTCCATTAGTCGGGTCCTTAAACGAAGGGATGCGGCGGTGGAAGCCGCATTGGAAGGCACGACGTTGCGTGATTTGGTACGGCGTCAACCTGAAGCCATTGAAGAAGAGAGCGGAATGGATCAGGCCCAAGGTCAAGATCCCGGTGGGGCCGTTCACTCCGAGTCGGAGGGTGAGGCATTGGGTCCTCCAGGCTTTCTCCAAGAAACCACACATGCCGATCCTCCTGTTGTCAGGAAAGGGAGGGCAAGATAA